A region of Primulina huaijiensis isolate GDHJ02 unplaced genomic scaffold, ASM1229523v2 scaffold23605, whole genome shotgun sequence DNA encodes the following proteins:
- the LOC140967102 gene encoding septin and tuftelin-interacting protein 1 homolog 1 has protein sequence MDEYQEMERFSMDNDYDDGQWIGGEFIGKRKQKRAQTKDDILYGVFASGDSDSDYEVSGSKKHRKSKTTDYMRPVNFVSTGSVLPNQEIDSNSKEDKQLAEEDNTRPLGLGLGFGSSSSKNANNVAGHVEADKDEDDDFLPAGFGKRIKEGAKLRQEREKEKAVLAKKSSQATRRELEPSDVGSFEKHTKGIGMKLLEKMGYKGGGLGKNEQGILSPIEAKLRPKNMGMGFNDYNEASRSVLPQLDEKPLAQLSQASEGRPKEKLWSKRAPQKKKVYITAEELLAKKQEQGLEVFQKVFDMRGPQVRVLTNLENINEEERARENDVPMPELQHNIRLIVDLAELDVQKLDRDLRNERETVVALQKEKEKLQEEAYRQRKQLDNMEEIVGVLDRISDQSSNGLLTLQSLATSFMDLQTRFSDDYTLCNLSCIACSYALPLFIRIFQGWDPLQNPKHEVEVVATWKKLLQGKDSLSISDATSPYNQLLMEVVFPAVRISGTNTWQARDPEPMLRFLESWEELLPPHILGIILDSIVIPKLFAAVDSWDPRRETIPIHSWIHPWLPLLGQKLENCYHTIRNRLASVLHAWHPSDMSAYYILSPWQTVFDPASWEQLMVRYIIPKLLVIMHELQVNPANQKLDEFYWVRTWTAAIPIHHMLQLMDIFFNKWQEVLYHWLRSSPNFEEVTKWYLGWKELLPPELQANEHVRFRLNIGLDMMNQAVEGMEVVQPGLKENLSYLRVLEQRQFETQKKASVQAQQQTSTGMGNGIQADGMGGGVEMNLREVIEIHAQQNGLLFKPKPGRTQDGHQIYGFGNISIIVDSLNQKVFAQNEDMWSLVSLEQLLELHNRSTLKRR, from the coding sequence AAAAGATGATATCCTTTATGGTGTATTTGCTTCTGGTGATAGTGATTCTGATTATGAGGTGTCTGGTTCAAAGAAACATAGGAAATCCAAGACGACTGATTATATGAGGCCTGTCAATTTTGTCTCGACTGGCTCTGTTTTGCCTAATCAGGAGATTGATAGCAATTCCAAGGAAGATAAGCAATTAGCTGAGGAAGATAATACCCGGCCTCTGGGTTTGGGTCTTGGATTTGGTTCATCCTCTTCCAAAAATGCCAACAATGTTGCTGGACATGTTGAAGCTGACAAGGACGAAGACGATGATTTTTTGCCTGCTGGATTTGGAAAGAGGATAAAGGAAGGTGCGAAGCTGCGACAAGaaagggaaaaggaaaaggcCGTGCTGGCTAAAAAATCTTCTCAGGCCACGAGAAGAGAATTGGAGCCATCTGATGTTGGTTCCTTTGAAAAGCATACCAAGGGCATTGGGATGAAGTTGCTGGAGAAGATGGGTTACAAAGGAGGCGGTCTTGGTAAAAACGAGCAGGGAATTTTATCTCCCATTGAGGCCAAGCTGCGGCCTAAGAATATGGGGATGGGTTTTAATGACTATAATGAAGCTAGTCGTTCAGTTTTACCACAATTGGATGAAAAACCACTGGCTCAATTAAGTCAAGCTTCAGAGGGTCGCCCGAAAGAGAAGCTTTGGTCGAAGAGAGCTCCACAGAAAAAGAAAGTTTATATAACTGCCGAAGAATTGCTGGCCAAGAAGCAAGAGCAGGGTCTTGAAGTTTTTCAGAAGGTTTTTGACATGAGAGGACCACAGGTTCGAGTTTTGACCAACTTGGAGAACATAAATGAGGAAGAAAGAGCCAGGGAGAACGATGTTCCAATGCCTGAACTCCAGCACAATATCAGATTGATAGTTGATTTGGCCGAGCTAGATGTACAAAAGTTGGATAGGGATCTGCGGAATGAGAGGGAGACTGTGGTTGCTTTGCAGAAAGAAAAGGAGAAACTTCAGGAAGAGGCATATCGCCAAAGAAAGCAACTCGATAACATGGAAGAGATAGTTGGTGTACTGGACCGAATAAGTGACCAGAGCTCAAATGGATTGCTGACGCTACAATCACTTGCTACATCATTTATGGACTTGCAGACTAGGTTTTCTGATGATTACACATTGTGCAATTTATCATGCATTGCATGCTCATACGCCCTTCCTTTGTTTATTAGAATATTTCAGGGATGGGATCCACTTCAAAATCCAAAACATGAAGTGGAGGTGGTAGCCACGTGGAAGAAATTGCTTCAAGGGAAAGATTCATTGAGTATCTCTGATGCCACATCTCCGTATAATCAATTGCTGATGGAAGTTGTGTTTCCTGCTGTGCGAATATCTGGGACGAATACTTGGCAGGCACGAGATCCGGAACCCATGCTTAGGTTTTTGGAGTCTTGGGAAGAGCTTTTACCTCCTCATATTCTAGGCATCATACTTGATAGCATAGTCATACCGAAATTATTCGCTGCAGTAGACTCATGGGATCCACGCAGAGAAACCATCCCAATTCATTCTTGGATACATCCATGGCTGCCTTTATTGGGACAGAAGTTGGAAAATTGTTATCATACAATACGTAATAGGTTGGCGAGTGTCCTTCATGCTTGGCACCCTAGTGATATGTCTGCTTATTACATATTGTCTCCTTGGCAAACTGTGTTTGATCCTGCTAGTTGGGAGCAACTGATGGTTCGTTACATCATTCCAAAATTATTGGTAATCATGCATGAGTTGCAAGTAAATCCTGCCAATCAGAAACTCGATGAATTCTATTGGGTACGAACATGGACTGCTGCTATTCCTATCCATCACATGCTACAACTGATGGATATCTTCTTCAATAAATGGCAAGAAGTTTTGTATCATTGGTTACGCTCAAGTCCAAACTTTGAGGAAGTAACCAAATGGTATCTTGGCTGGAAAGAACTTCTTCCACCCGAACTCCAAGCAAATGAGCATGTTCGATTTAGGCTTAATATTGGTCTGGACATGATGAACCAGGCTGTTGAAGGCATGGAGGTGGTGCAGCCAGGCCTTAAAGAGAACTTGAGTTATCTCAGGGTGCTTGAACAAAGACAATTCGAGACGCAGAAAAAAGCATCGGTACAAGCTCAACAGCAGACCTCTACTGGCATGGGCAATGGTATTCAAGCAGATGGTATGGGTGGTGGGGTTGAGATGAATTTGAGGGAAGTTATTGAAATTCATGCTCAGCAGAATGGTCTCTTGTTTAAACCTAAACCTGGAAGAACCCAGGATGGACACCAGATATATGGCTTTGGTAACATAAGCATAATAGTAGACTCCCTTAACCAAAAAGTATTTGCGCAAAACGAGGATATGTGGTCTTTGGTATCCCTTGAACAGCTGTTGGAGTTGCACAATCGTTCTACTTTGAAGCGACGTTGA
- the LOC140967104 gene encoding uncharacterized protein, which yields MVVRSGVLKAVVGIMALCLAAYIVGPPLYWHLVEGLAAFSRSSSSSCSSCNCDCVDSLPLLSVPEDCAKHDPEVSEDTQKNFVELLSEELKLREAEALKKHKHADMALLEAKKMTSQYQKEADKCNSGMETCEEAREKAEAALLAQKQLTAKWVLRASQRGWKEGITNHRS from the exons ATGGTGGTGAGAAGTGGCGTTTTGAAGGCAGTTGTCGGAATCATGGCATTGTGTTTAGCAGCGTACATTGTTGGCCCACCTCTGTACTGGCATTTAGTGGAAGGCCTTGCCGCATTCAGCCGATCGTCTTCCTCCTCCTGTTCTTCCTGTAACTGTGACTGTGTTGATTCTCTGCCGCTCCTCTCCGTTCCCGAAG ATTGTGCAAAGCACGATCCAGAAGTAAGTGAGGACACACAGAAGAATTTCGTGGAGCTACTGTCTGAGGAATTGAAGCTGCGGGAAGCGGAAGCTTTAAAAAAGCATAAGCATGCTGATATGGCACTACTCGAGGCTAAGAAAATGACATCTCAATACCAGAAAGAAGCAGACAAGTGCAATTCTGGAATGGAAACATGTGAAGAGGCAAGAGAAAAGGCTGAAGCAGCTTTATTAGCACAGAAACAGTTGACTGCTAAGTGGGTGCTGAGGGCTAGCCAAAGAGGTTGGAAAGAAGGAATAACAAATCATCGATCCTAG
- the LOC140967103 gene encoding uncharacterized protein isoform X2: MPSNYVSRRKHNPKPSPTSPKSFRAEPWLKSMPSSKADLSRLIAVVSIAAAVAVACNFIANSINQHSKPFCDNNDYSLSDRCDPCPENGLCYDGKMECGHGYRKHGKVCVEDGDINETAKKISKWAEVRVCDAYTQFFCSGIGGCWVGQDELWNKLYEDQTRDKDKLDEAIYMSARKRANETICKLLETRRNSQGIVEFKCPESIVNYYKPLSCRARKWMVKHALLLVPICALFMGGILIASRAYRRRLLSARAEQVYHEVCDILEEKPLMSRSENDGGEPAWVAASWLRDHLLSPKERKDMVLWKKVQISFRLRSWSKKILVLINTQS, encoded by the exons ATGCCTTCCAACTATGTTTCGAGGAGAAAGCACAATCCTAAACCTTCGCCAACTTCCCCCAAATCATTCCGTGCAGAACCATGGCTAAAGTCTATGCCTTCGTCAAAGGCCGACCTCTCCCGGTTGATCGCCGTCGTTTCCATCGCTGCCGCCGTGGCGGTGGCCTGTAATTTCATAGCCAACTCCATCAATCAGCACTCAAAACCCTTCTGCGATAATAACGACTATTCTCTGTCAG ATCGCTGTGATCCCTGTCCTGAAAATGGGCTATGTTATGATGGCAAGATGGAATGTGGCCATGGCTATAGGAAGCATGGGAAGGTATGTGTTGAAGATGGAGATATTAATGAAACGGCCAAAAAGATT TCAAAATGGGCAGAAGTTCGTGTTTGTGATGCATATACTCAATTTTTCTGCAGTGGAATAGGAGGCTGTTGG GTTGGGCAAGATGAACTTTGGAATAAGTTATATGAAGACCAAACAAGGGACAAGGATAAACTGGATGAAGCTATTTACATGTCTGCAAGAAAAAGAGCTAATGAGACCATATGTAAACTATTAGAGACAAGAAGAAACAGTCAAGG GATTGTAGAGTTCAAGTGCCCGGAGTCGATTGTTAACTATTACAAACCACTGTCATGTCGTGCCCGAAAGTGGATGGTCAAGCATGCTTTACTTTTAGTGCCAATATGTGCATTG TTCATGGGAGGAATATTAATAGCATCCAGGGCCTACAGAAGGCGTCTCTTGTCTGCTAGAGCTGAACAAGTTTACCATGAG GTTTGTGATATACTCGAAGAGAAGCCATTGATGTCTAGGAGTGAAAATGATGGGGGTGAGCCTGCTTGGGTGGCTGCCTCGTGGTTGCGAGATCATCTTCTCTCACCCAAGGAAAGAAAGGATATGGTTCTGTGGAAAAAGGTACAAATATCTTTTAG GTTGAGGAGTTGGTCCAAGAAGATTCTCGTGTTGATCAATACCCAAAGTTAG
- the LOC140967103 gene encoding uncharacterized protein isoform X1, whose protein sequence is MPSNYVSRRKHNPKPSPTSPKSFRAEPWLKSMPSSKADLSRLIAVVSIAAAVAVACNFIANSINQHSKPFCDNNDYSLSDRCDPCPENGLCYDGKMECGHGYRKHGKVCVEDGDINETAKKISKWAEVRVCDAYTQFFCSGIGGCWVGQDELWNKLYEDQTRDKDKLDEAIYMSARKRANETICKLLETRRNSQGIVEFKCPESIVNYYKPLSCRARKWMVKHALLLVPICALFMGGILIASRAYRRRLLSARAEQVYHEVCDILEEKPLMSRSENDGGEPAWVAASWLRDHLLSPKERKDMVLWKKVEELVQEDSRVDQYPKLVKGESRVVWEWQVEGSLSASRKRRGSPSKLKENVNSSSNAQSWTREVEPPSS, encoded by the exons ATGCCTTCCAACTATGTTTCGAGGAGAAAGCACAATCCTAAACCTTCGCCAACTTCCCCCAAATCATTCCGTGCAGAACCATGGCTAAAGTCTATGCCTTCGTCAAAGGCCGACCTCTCCCGGTTGATCGCCGTCGTTTCCATCGCTGCCGCCGTGGCGGTGGCCTGTAATTTCATAGCCAACTCCATCAATCAGCACTCAAAACCCTTCTGCGATAATAACGACTATTCTCTGTCAG ATCGCTGTGATCCCTGTCCTGAAAATGGGCTATGTTATGATGGCAAGATGGAATGTGGCCATGGCTATAGGAAGCATGGGAAGGTATGTGTTGAAGATGGAGATATTAATGAAACGGCCAAAAAGATT TCAAAATGGGCAGAAGTTCGTGTTTGTGATGCATATACTCAATTTTTCTGCAGTGGAATAGGAGGCTGTTGG GTTGGGCAAGATGAACTTTGGAATAAGTTATATGAAGACCAAACAAGGGACAAGGATAAACTGGATGAAGCTATTTACATGTCTGCAAGAAAAAGAGCTAATGAGACCATATGTAAACTATTAGAGACAAGAAGAAACAGTCAAGG GATTGTAGAGTTCAAGTGCCCGGAGTCGATTGTTAACTATTACAAACCACTGTCATGTCGTGCCCGAAAGTGGATGGTCAAGCATGCTTTACTTTTAGTGCCAATATGTGCATTG TTCATGGGAGGAATATTAATAGCATCCAGGGCCTACAGAAGGCGTCTCTTGTCTGCTAGAGCTGAACAAGTTTACCATGAG GTTTGTGATATACTCGAAGAGAAGCCATTGATGTCTAGGAGTGAAAATGATGGGGGTGAGCCTGCTTGGGTGGCTGCCTCGTGGTTGCGAGATCATCTTCTCTCACCCAAGGAAAGAAAGGATATGGTTCTGTGGAAAAAG GTTGAGGAGTTGGTCCAAGAAGATTCTCGTGTTGATCAATACCCAAAGTTAGTGAAGGGTGAATCTAGGGTGGTATGGGAGTGGCAAG TTGAAGGTTCGTTAAGTGCATCAAGAAAAAGAAGGGGAAGTCCATCAAAGTTGAAGGAAAACGTGAATTCATCTTCTAATGCGCAAAGCTGGACGCGAGAAGTTGAGCCTCCTAGTTCGTGA
- the LOC140967113 gene encoding acetylornithine deacetylase: MATASVEHTLGDLNKDSFVTLLGKLIGESKYVQNNPPELIPEEDRIVRHVLDVLRPFSTANGGGPLVLNHVTYKPNRGNLIVEYPGTQPGKILSFVGMHMDVVTANPSDWDFDPFSLSIEGDKLRGRGTTDCLGHVALVTELMRKLGESNPTLKSTVVAVFIASEENSSIPQVGVDALVRAGLLDKLKHGPLFWIDTADKQPCIGTGGMIPWKLHVSGKLFHSGLAHKAINPLELAMEALKEIQSRFYKDFPPHPSESIYGFATPSTMKPTQWNYPGGGINQIPAECRISGDVRLTPFYSVTDVINKLEKYVDDLNTNIEKLDTRGPVSKYCLPDENLRGRIAISFDEAMSGVACNLDSRGFHVLCKATEEVVGHVKPYSITGSLPLIRELQDEGFDVQTSGYGLMATYHAKNEYCLLSDMCQGYRVFVSIIAQLEDGV, encoded by the exons ATGGCGACAGCAAGCGTCGAGCACACTCTTGGGGACCTGAACAAGGATTCCTTTGTTACCCTTTTGGGGAAGTTGATCGGAGAGTCCAAATACGTGCAGAACAACCCGCCGGAGCTCATCCCGGAGGAGGACAGGATCGTCAGGCACGTGCTTGATGTCCTCCGCCCCTTCAGCACCGCCAACGGCGGCGGTCCACTTGTCCTGAACCACGTTACTTACAAGCCCAACAGAGGGAATCTCATTGTCGAGTATCCCGGGACTCAGCCCGGGAAGATCTTGTCTTTTGTTGGTATGCACATGGACGTCGTCACTGCCAACCCTTCTGATTGG GATTTTGATCCTTTTTCTTTGAGCATTGAAGGAGACAAACTCAGAGGGCGCGGAACAACTGACTGTTTGGGGCATGTTGCCCTTGTGACTGAACTAATGCGGAAGCTTGGGGAGTCGAACCCTACACTTAAATCCACTGTGGTTGCAGTATTTATTGCTAGTGAAGAGAACTCATCTATTCCTCAAGTTGGAGTTGATGCATTAGTGAGAGCTGGATTACTTGATAAATTAAAGCATGGACCATT GTTTTGGATTGACACCGCGGATAAACAGCCATGTATTGGTACTGGTGGCATGATACCATGGAAGCTTCATGTTAGTGGCAAGCTATTCCACAGCGGTCTAGCCCACAAG GCAATCAATCCATTGGAGCTTGCTATGGAAGCTCTTAAAGAAATTCAGTCACGGTTTTACAAAGACTTTCCACCACATCCAAGTGAAAGTATATATGGCTTTGCAACACCATCGACCATGAAACCAACTCAGTGGAATT ATCCAGGGGGCGGCATCAATCAAATTCCAGCCGAGTGTAGAATTTCTGGAGATGTTAG GTTGACCCCATTCTATAG TGTAACTGATGTGATTAATAAGCTTGAAAAATATGTTGATGACTTGAACACCAACATAGAAAAGCTGGACACACGAGGGCCTGTTTCAAAATACTGTCTACCTGACGAGAACCTCAGGGGAAG AATTGCTATAAGTTTTGACGAAGCTATGTCTGGAGTAGCTTGTAATCTTGATTCTCGTGGTTTCCACGTATTATGCAAAGCTACCGAAGAAGTTGTTGGGCATGTAAAACCATATTCTATCACCGGCAGCTTGCCTCTCATACGGGAATTACAG GATGAAGGTTTCGATGTTCAGACTTCTGGTTATG GTCTAATGGCGACATACCATGCCAAGAATGAGTACTGCCTGCTTTCGGACATGTGCCAGGGATATCGGGTCTTTGTTAGTATCATTGCACAGTTAGAAGATGGAGTCTAA